The sequence below is a genomic window from Humulus lupulus chromosome 3, drHumLupu1.1, whole genome shotgun sequence.
CCTGATACTTTGCCTAGCccgaccaccaccaccaccagcaACACGCGCCAGCCAGGGAGCTTCGGAGGCCACCGAAGCTTCGACCCCCGCGAGCTCGAGCCCTCACGCGCCACCTAAGACGCACAACGGAGTCTGCGGTTTTGGGTTTCCCCAAAGTTTCCGACGAGATTCCGACCACCTTGGGTCGTTGTGAGTCGAGCCACCACTACCATCACACTCAACACTTTCATGCGAGCAAAACCCAACCAAGGATCGAGTTAGAAGTCGTTGAGTTTCATTTTTGGTGTTAGTCGGAATCTGAAACTTTTTGCCTCTAGTCCGGCCACCACATTCCGTTCCAtgaagaaccaccaccaccacgatgTTCCCCGAGCCTTAGGCTTTGAAAGTCAATCACTGTTTTCTCGAACCACCATCGTAGGGTGGTGGCACCGCCGCTGTCGCCGGAGCTCCGGCAGGAGCTTTGGCTaccaatttatttttttaaaattaaaaataatgctgcaagtcctaaaaaacctcacttATGTCAAGTAGAGGACTCACGCTCTACGAGTCCTAAATCGCAGTGTCAGTATAAAGTCTTTGGTACTGACAACAACTTTTGTAGTATATAGAGATTTTACATTATAATTAAAACGGATACTCCTTAAAAAGAAAAGGTGGTGTGATTAAAAACTAAAGGGTGGTTTTATTTTAGGGACGATTATAGGTATATTTAAACATAAATTAGTGAGGGTATACATGGATTATTTCATTATATTATCCGAAGTAATATAGAACGAAAAGAGCCAACAACGCTCTCGAGATATATTACATAATGAGAACTATATATGACTTTTATGATGGATTTTTTATGTCATCGTATATATTCACTTTCCTCATATATGCATAAATATTCGTATTCTTCTTACGGATGATCTAATTAGAtaattatttttgaccaaatcaAGAACTAAGGGATAAGTTGTTCTAGGATATCACGAAGGGTCATTGATGAAGAACATATTCATGCGAATGTCCAAAGAATATTATGCCTCACAACtgatatgtacatatatatatatatatacgcacTTTGTACAAGTGACTaacataaatatgtatatataaatatatatattcaaatctaTATGTACATAACAACAAAATAAGCATGCTGCTCGTCAATAATCAAATTTATCATATAATGTGGGACAAGGGCAAAATATACACATTGTATATAGGGGCCGGTTGGCTAATTAGTTTTGGTTGTACAACTGTCCAAAAATGTTAGATTGGGGATACTTgagaaaaaaaacatatatatgaaGAAAAACCAAGTATAGGTTTCAATATTTAATGTATATTATTACCCAACCAAAAGAGATAAGAGTGAGAAataaggagagagagaaagaggactATAATAATTGAATGGGTGCATGGCGGTGGATCTGAATCATGTAATGTTATGTATGTTACGTGGCAGCATTTTGAGATTGAGAATCTTAGTACAACTAAGCTAAACAGAAAATATTATCATGAATTTTGGTGTCAACATTAGggcatatataattatatatatatattatatatataataagataattaatgcTGAATGGTTGGAGTGTTTTCCATTTCGGATTGTAGAAGAAAACATGTTATATATGCCCAATTGCGAAACATATACCATCCCCATATGGCACGCcctttaatattattatattcttCTAATTAATTAGGTGATTACACAAtattttaaaacttaattaattaaataatttaagtagcAAGTAGGGAAAGAGAGCAAATAAAAGTAATATAATATCATGATCATATGTGTTAAAACTATAGTATATTCTCCATTTTTTAAACTTATCTTTTAGGTAACGAACGGGTATATAGAACATATATATTCTGATACCCAAGAATCTTACCTCGTCCAAgattctatatatttatatatatatatatatataaaacctaATTACTAGATTAATTAAGTAAAAGTGATTATATAGCTAGTGTTAATTAATAATGGCGGGCCTACAAGTAGTATTTGAAATCTCCGCGAAGAGATCGACGCTTAATTAATTCAGTTAAATCTGTTGTAAAAAAAAGTTATTAATAATTTTGTATAATAACAGtgggagagagaaaaaaaaatcagagtaAAAATTAATTATGTTATGATTCGATGGATTATAAGTTGTCACAAATTCTTCCAGCGTTAGATCATGAGGCACACCGTGATCAAACGGAAACAAAGAATCTTGTTCTTTAGTTAGGTCAAATTTTTCAATAGCTGGGTCAAaggaaaaaaaacatagaaaataccCAAAATTTTAAGAGATAGAAATGAATTTATTGAGAAATGAATTTTATATTGGTTATTATATATTTTAGAATAAAGAAGACATGGATCCATAGAAGATGGAGTTGGACTTGAGCTAGCTACCTGCCTAAAGgaaagacaaaaagataaatttAAGAATGAAATGAAAGTGTCCCTTCGAGTGAATCTAAGGCCAAATGACTCTTCCATCTATCTTAAAAACCCCATTCGCATTTATATTGgcgtacatatatataataatatataaaaatatttgtgtATGAAGAAGTCGATGCACTATGGTCTTAATGACAAAAATGTCATAATGAAGATTCTGGGCATATTCACTCCCAAACATAGCATATTACAATACTTTATAACCCAAATAAACAAGAAATCCATTTTTTTATTCTCATTTCAGAGACATGCATATCTGTTGGTGGTCGACTattcatatatattatatattttattacgTGAATGTATCATGcgttctcttcctctctctctcacacacacacttAGTGTAATATCTTAGCTAGGTCAACCATCTCACATCTCTAATCAATATTTGGATGAGAATTACATGCATAATGCATAGTCTTTCTTTTCTTTGACAAGGACTTGAGTGAACACTAGCTAGCGTTAACTACATTTTCTCCTTTATACACTAATCCAAATGAAAAAGCATGTatatataatctatatatttatatatttaatcttTCTTTTTGTCTTATTTAGCCACATTACTATGGCTGCCCTAAAACGTGCATAAGAGTGGGATTTTCCTATGCAAAATTAGTGTAGACTTATATAGTACTACTAGCTACAATATTTATTTTCCATATATGGGATTTGATTGATTATAATATACATATACAAACtctaaaatttataaataattgcTGGCCTGCTTTTCAATATTCAGAATTTGCTGCCTCACTTAGTTTATTTCCCATTTCTTCCCAACTCTGAAAAAAATAGAGTAATTTACTCAAGAGAGACATTCAAACTTGAAGGTTCAAATTCTCAACAATAAGTCGTCCTTAAGCACATAAATTCGGCTAAATGCATTATGtgggttttcttttcttttttttcgcAGCTATTATATTCAATATTATCAGTAAGAAGCCTACCACACTAAGGGTATGTATCAAATACTTGTTTAAGCGGGTTTGGACTTTAGGGTTCATTGTCACCGTTgactaattaatattaaaaaaagtaaataataataactCTCTtcccacttaaaaaaaaaaacaacaacaacaaaagcaCGTTCGGAATCTCAATGGAAAGTTCTACAAAATATGATCTTCGGTTGCCTGCCTCTAAGGACGATACCTGGTTCAAGTCCATTAAGAATGATCTTACAATACAATCATGGAGCCCTGGGATGGGATCTTATTGTTGTCGTAATATAGTAGTGCCTTACAAGTTGGTATTCCATTTATGAAATTGTCAATTCAGTGGATTCAACTTCCTACACTAATAacactacatatatatatatatatatatatcgtttTCATGGCCAAGTTAAGTTTTGTCCCCAAAGCTAAAGCTTTCTACTCTAGTTTCTCCTTTGTTAAAAGCTTGCTTTATCCCCTCCTTCATGAGATAACGAAAGGTCCACAAAAATAAAGGGTTTTGCCTTTCATGAGGTCGTGACTGATATAACAGATCTGCTACATTTCTTGTTAAATCAATATGGATTTACACCTATTTGTCCCAAATAAAAATGTGTAAAacctttttatttaatttgtggATTGCATACTATCATAATAGGATAGGAATGTATACCTCTTTATAGCAGCTTTCCTTTCATGGTGGGTGGTTTTTAAAAATGGTATAACAATTTATGAACTTACCAAAGTCCATTAATCCTAAATGGTCTGTCTTATAAGTAAATTGAGAACCTTGTGAAAAATTGGATTACTGTTAGATGAGAGCTCAGGAGAgcaataaatgtatatatatatatatataatattttaagagACTGTTTTATTTTGTACATATTCTCTGAAAGAGTTCAAGGTGCATGTATTTCAAGGGGTACGCCAGGAGTGGGCTCTCGTATCTGTGCGTCTGGCAATTCCTTAGACAAAAGTTCctacaacaaaaaaacaaaacaaaaaataaatatgtttaccaaaaacaaaaactaaaaattgCTACTGAGAAGAAAGATTAATTCAATAAATGGGCAAAGTTGAGTAACAGGTAGATTCATACTATTTTTTTCACCACGTAACAAAGTACAAGAGCATAGTAAAAtggttttgagtacaactaaatGGCAACAAGTCTCGACTTCTGCGAGCTTGAAAAGCTGATTTTCCATCTATACCTATTGTAAATATTAATCAGATAAGTGCCCTCAAAGTCTTCCAACTCATGTTTGGAACTCTAGAAACATATCAGTAGCAATAAAATGTGGACACAAATTCATAGCAACTATTGCATTTTCTCAAAACATAGGAATTCATTTTGTTAAAATGTAAAATGTTCTTGAAGTAGTAGTCCCATTATGTTAGCAAATTTTACAAGCTACCATCTTTTATATTCTCAAAACTCGATCATGCCCGAGCTAACAGTTCATTTTTAATGCAAGGCCACTTACCTTGAATGATTGTAGTGTTCCCTCAGACCGGACTAAGCTAGCCAGAAGCCCTTTGCTATCCAGGTCTCCGTTTTTCATTGGAACAACAAACCTATGAGAAGTCATGGGTCAATATAATTAATCAACATGaatatatatttgtgtgtgtgtgtgcacatATTTGGTTGCTTCAAATTGAGATTGAAAAAGGTTCAGTACTTGGATTGCAGCAGCTTGGCGAGTTGAACTGCATCTTCTTGCCCAGAGACCAAAGTAAAATTTGGCAAAAGCTGCTTTATGACTGGTGTGATGACAATATCAGCCTTTTCTTTCTCCAGAAAACTCTTGTTGTATACACAGTGAGGTTCATAGTAAAGAGTCAGTTGATCTCTTGGAGAAGTGACAAGATACCTGGAAAACAAATTACACAACAATTAAAAATGTGACTAacagttctttttatttttccattaaaaaaaattagaaccaTCGTTCAGATAAAATGTGAtcaataattacaaaatacattttacATCAAATTAAAATACATTTAAGTTAAACTTCAGCGAAAATCAAATTCCTACCTAAATCACATATTAAAGAACAATTATAGCTTCTAATAAAAGaaccaaataaataatttattggATATAGAGGACAAATATATAGAGTAATTACATTCCTTGGCAAGCAATGCAGTTTGCCAAGAATAAAAACTTAAGACACTTCAATAAATTACAGCAAAAAATATTTACCCATTTTCAGGACGCTGCCAAGGAGGACCAAGAACTGGCCCTGCAGTGGCGTGAACTCTGACTTTATTGCCATTACTTGCTTCAATTAAAGAGCTTTGGCCAGGTTCTAGATATGTGGTCTGGAGaaacataaaattataattttgcaATAGAATTAAGAAATGGAGTATTTTGAAATTTTAGTGCAAAAATAAGAGTTCCTACAAGGCATTGCGCTTTGAACATAAGTATCAAGATATTTAACTTCCCATTAGAATACAAGAGGTGCATCTATAAATAACTAGAATATCAAACATTCGGTGAAGAGAAGATTACTACAAAGTACAAGTCTAATATCCAGCACTGTTGTCCTAAGTGAAAACTTAGCTCTAATAACAACCTCCTTAAATCCTTATCATTACAGAATATCCTATGGCAGATTTTTTTCTCTTACGAAGATGTATACAAATATGATTGAAGAAGCTATAAAGAAATATGTTTTCCAATATCATCAGTTCTTAACTAAACCACAACTTATTTTTACAAgataattttcttaattatttcacCTATATATCACAACAACATTGAATGACTGGTATAAGCTCAGTCCAATAAGAAAAAGGATAAAGAAAATTACTAAGTTGAGTACTTACATTGCTGAAAAGAGGATCAAGTAATTTCTTGGCATTTGGAGTTGCAAGCACTCTAAGATTGGGGTACTTAGTAGAGAGGGAATTTAGAGTCTTCAAATGACAGTGATCATCAAGGCTTTGTGTAATtattatgcaatcaatgtcaGGAAGATCACTTAGCtgcatttaaattttaaacaataaGAACATACTCATCCATTTTAAGCTTACATTCTCACTAAATAAGAACTCAAGATTTCTACCATTTTTTGCATACATTTTTcaccaaaaaagaaaaagaaaaaagaggacTAAAGATTACGATATAGAATGCAGTACAAGAGAGAAAGTACCTGAAAATTCCTCAAAAACTTCTTGGCAGCATCATAAAGCCAAGGGATTCCAAAATCTAAATTGCCGACCAAGATTGGATCAACCAATAATGTCACTCCACCAACTTCCCACAACCAACTATTCCCCTAAACCAAATAAGTAGTTCAAACCAAATTAACAACCCTTCAAAACTATTCAACatttagaaggaaaaaaaataatattaagaaAAACGAAACCCACCTCCAAGTAAGTGAGTTTGAACACATCAGTGCCTGAAGAACTTGACCCAGTTACGTTTTCTTGAGAAACGACAGCAGAAACAGCACCACTCAACCTGcaactgaaaaagaaaaaagaacaaaaaaaattagCTTTAACTTTCTTCTTAAGACAAATAAATGTGAAAAGGCATACATACATGGGAGAAAAAACCTGGGCGTTGAGAGGTTCAACGAGTCGAAACTTGAGAAAATTGGCTTGGTGGTACTAAGCAGAGAGAGAGAACGGGACGAAGGTAAGGAAGTGGATAAGGGTTTTCTTTTTCTACAAGATTTGGAAGAGAAAGCAAGTGAAATTCCGGGAATGGTAGCCATTGATGATTCTCAAGCTCTGAGCTTTCGAAACCTCGACTCGATCAGCCAGCCTGATAGTGAAGCAGTGAAACTGAAACGAAACGAAACCTAGTCAATCGTTTGCGTTTAGGAGAAGTGGATTTGTTTTTGCCACTTGTCTCGCGCCATATCCACTATTTCTTTTCTTGTTAATTTACGCTTTACCCCCTCATTTTCAATTATAGTGCCCTTTGCCATTTTTTtggcctaatttttttttttgttttgcattttgacaaattaatttttgaaaattgcACTTTATAAAGGTTGCCTTCAGTGCAAATTTAAAAACaatatgaaattttttttaaaactttttcgtttgattaatgaaaattttgaaaacaatatGACAAAGTAGGTTGGTAAATCAGTTTTTCttttttgatttttaaaattttaatcaaatttttgaaattttttaagacAACTTTTTCCTACTTTTTTTAATCAATATTTGTTCTTTCTTTGATTTTGCGCATACCATAACTTGTATTTACTTCTCGGACGGTCTTCTTCTCTGTCTACGGCCATCGGAAATTGTCTCCCACCGTTCATCGGAAAAACATTTTTTCCAATTGTTAGCAAAACTCATCAACAAATGAGAACTTGTGGATTGGTTCACATCCTCTGGCCTCTCCTACCTCACTTTTCAATTTATTTCTCCTTGCAACTCTATTGCCTCCATGACTTTCTTCCTTGGCTCCAGTGCCATTCCGATCACCATAAATATCAGCCATCGTTTGGTGCCATTAATATCGGCACGCAATACCAaacatttttcaatttttattttaaaatat
It includes:
- the LOC133822760 gene encoding uncharacterized protein LOC133822760 gives rise to the protein MATIPGISLAFSSKSCRKRKPLSTSLPSSRSLSLLSTTKPIFSSFDSLNLSTPSCRLSGAVSAVVSQENVTGSSSSGTDVFKLTYLEGNSWLWEVGGVTLLVDPILVGNLDFGIPWLYDAAKKFLRNFQLSDLPDIDCIIITQSLDDHCHLKTLNSLSTKYPNLRVLATPNAKKLLDPLFSNTTYLEPGQSSLIEASNGNKVRVHATAGPVLGPPWQRPENGYLVTSPRDQLTLYYEPHCVYNKSFLEKEKADIVITPVIKQLLPNFTLVSGQEDAVQLAKLLQSKFVVPMKNGDLDSKGLLASLVRSEGTLQSFKELLSKELPDAQIREPTPGVPLEIHAP